The following is a genomic window from Polaribacter atrinae.
GAATCGATGGATAAGTTAAATATGACATACCAGCTTCCTGAAAAAAAATTCTGGACGGGCAGAAAATCAAACCCAGCATTAGAAAATCAATATTGGTATCAAGAAATTGAACTGCTTGCTATTAATGAGGCTGATAACAAACAAATTGACATCGCCTTAATTGGTTATGCTTGTGATGAAGGTGTAAAAAGAAATTTAGGCAGAATTGGCGCTAGTGAAAGTCCGAATGTTATAAGAGAGCGTCTGGCTAAACTCCCCATCCATTTTGAGGCTAAAAAAATTGTAGATGTTGGTACTATTGTTTGCATAAATGAAGATTTAGAAACGTGTCAATTAAGCTTTGCAAAGGCGATAAAAAAACTAATTTCTAATGGCATTTTTCCGATTGCAGTTGGTGGCGGACATGACATTGCTTATGGTCATTTTAAAGGTATTTATGAAAGCGTAAAATACGAACAAAAAAAGAACATTGCTATTATAAATTTTGATGCTCATTTCGAT
Proteins encoded in this region:
- the hutG gene encoding formimidoylglutamase — its product is MDKLNMTYQLPEKKFWTGRKSNPALENQYWYQEIELLAINEADNKQIDIALIGYACDEGVKRNLGRIGASESPNVIRERLAKLPIHFEAKKIVDVGTIVCINEDLETCQLSFAKAIKKLISNGIFPIAVGGGHDIAYGHFKGIYESVKYEQKKNIAIINFDAHFDLRPVETKPNSGTPFNQILNEFKNVSYFPIGIQQQSNTKELFNIAKSKNVDFVINYDCETNSENINAIKKRLQPIIDKNDYLYITIDMDGFSSAYAPGVSAPSPLGFTPNFIFKILHYLFETKKVISCDIAELNPSLDIDNTTANLAAKLVDFIVMEQTKNSLSSD